In Glycine max cultivar Williams 82 chromosome 4, Glycine_max_v4.0, whole genome shotgun sequence, the genomic stretch gtaAATTGAAAGAGATTAttagtagttaaaaaaaattcctaaatcTATTATTGTTAAAGAAAAACACTGGTTAAAGAATAGTACTGCTACAGGTTTTCATTTAGAATAATTAATTCTAGTTTAAACACTGGATAGCTAACAAAACCCCTATTTGTATACGCGACACAGTGGACACTGAtcttataatttgaattattttgaaaatatggtTGAAGTGGCAATGCAATTAATCTGAAAACATTTAATAACTAAGAACAGGTAGCTATTGTTTCACGTAGTTCGAGTTGGCCTTTATTATTTGGAGCCGAGCTCAATAACTTTCCCACTCTTGTTTGTGGAAACAGACGGAGGGGGATAGTAATACTCCTATCTGTTGTAGAAATAATGTCCTCTGTGCTTTTATTCTAGTAGAAATAAATAgcatctattttttctttctaatcatgttccttattttattaaaactgaTGTAAATGTCACCAACCTGTATGTTTTAGATGCTAGTAAGATTTAGCAATGGAACTGATGCAAATGCCACATTTCAGTTGCATTTGTAGGCCATTAGATTAGAACTTACTGCAGGTGGAGCTAGTTTAGCTGGTGAAACTAATAGCCAAGTATGAAAAGAGAATGAATATCGCATATTGAAACAAATTGTTTGGTGGTCTGTTACGTTGGATAATCACGTTTACATGGAACACCGACCTAGTCAATTTGTCTTGTAGATATAGAGCCAAGTCTGATCCTTTCACCAAATCACAATAGATAATTATGTTTCAACTTCCAGGACCGTATTTCAATCGCTCCAATTCAAAGCAAAAGACATTTAAATCATGCGTATTTTGTTCACATCTACACAAACCCATTCTATTATTTATTCGCCTATtcttatatgaaataaatttcagTGTCCCTATTTTATTCTCTCTTAATAcacaacacttttttttttttttagaattaaagcGTATATGTTTGGTATTAATTCTGCCCTACTCTAAAAAAATACGCATACAATTCGTCATCCTTAAAACTGAAAGAAAGTTTAACTAATACCATAACTCTGGATTCGTTGAAAAGTGATTATAATAACACCATAGATAAAATAATGGATCAATTTCCTCAGGATTAACATTTAAGAGAAACGTTCctgtaaaaaaacatttaagagAAATGTTAGTCCATCctttttaatacactttttattattagttgaaGCTGATTGAAAATTACAATTCTTTtgtaaatcttaatttttttaactaatttctttctttgtaatttttaataactttgaataataataaaatgtgtattagaaagattttttttttccagagaGAGAGTGTGTAAAACTTAAACCAGGTAAATATCacaatatttgtttttagttcttaaaaaatattttgtttcttattttttatttttttaagaggtttaattatttattttttttataatttttaaattcatttcttttagtcattataattaattagtaaattttttaatcttaaagtTTATATCTTAATtctaaaagtatttttactgttcaatttttttaactgttaaataaataattttaacaataaagaccttttaagatttgaaatataaatttaagggacaaaaaatttacttattaattataaaaaataaaatagataaatttaaaaattataaaaaataattaaatgatctttaatttttttataaaaaaagtattagaaGCAGtaccttcttttattttcttatttataaaattaaaaatatctactTTCTTTGTAATTACGTTGCAGCCCCCACGGTGACGACATCAGTGGGCGCGACGAGGGAATGGTGAGAGTGGCATTTGGGTAAATAGAAGCCCATCCGGACCCAAAAAGCAACAAGTGAAATCCTGGGTCTGTCTCTTCTCGCTTTCGCTTTTGTATCCGTTGATGAAAGTTGAAGCCTCACTTTTCCCAATATTCtcgcttcttttcttttctttttcttcttttcatttttcaattctcAAGCAAAGCAACAACTTCACTCGATCACAGTTTCCTCAGCAACAACCAAGCAAACGCCATTAACACATCTTCACTCCTCAGTCAGCTAACAGCAATGGCTGCATCCGCCACCTCCACCGGCGGTGCGCTGCCGGAGCTAACTAACCGAACTCCCTTACTCGGCCTCAAACTCTACGTCCTACTCCTCATTGTAGCTCTAATCGTGATCGCAACGGTGGTCCTGATCCTCGTGTTCGTTCGCCGGAGCCGGAGCTCGAAGAAGCGGAAAATGCGAGTGAAGCACAGCTCCGGCGCGATCCCACTGGTCTCGAAGGAGATCGTGGAGGTGAATACTCTGGAGCTGAAAATCGATCCGAAGAAGAAGGAGGTGGAGATGGAAGAGAGTGCGTCGGTGGAGTCGCCGAACATAGGGTGGGGACGTTGGTATAGCCTCAAGGAGCTTGAGAATGCCACTGAAGGCTTTGCGGAACAGAATGTGATCGGAGAAGGAGGCTATGGGATTGTCTACAAAGGAATTCTCATGGATGGCTCTGTCGTGGCTGTCAAAAATCTTCTCAACAACAAGTATGTATTAATGTcggcatgttttttttttttcttcttctttttcctgtTTGTGTTTTTCTGCTACGCATGTTTGTGTTTTTCTCACGTTGCCACCGTGGAATTTTTTGTTTGGTAGAAACTGTCTTCTGTTTTGAGATCCTACACTCTTGAATTATAGAACGGGATTAAGCGGAGTTATTTGTGATTATGAGTTGTTAGGCGTGGATCAACTGACAGTGATTTTACTTAACAAGTGATCTTGAATTGGAGTTGCATGTCTATCtgcgttaaatatttaaattgaaaatttcactactcataataattttattggttTGAGCAGAGTTGTCTCTGATACAAAATACCATCGgtgtaaaaagaaaacaatttgttTGGGGGGTATTAAGGAGAGTAAATGGTCAATATGTTcttcttctttactttttttatttttatttgtttcggtgatgttattttactttttttttctctgtctaCTTTTGCTTTtcgtttatttattatattgtttgtGATTTTCTGTATCtcaactttttcttttggaGGCATGTTAATTTATCTAAATCCGGAGAATACTTTAGTtcaaagtttaaacaaactaacATGTGTCAGCGGCTGGGATTTAGGTGGGCCAGAGAGAGCTACTGGCAATTAATTAGCAGTAGCTTCATATTACCCTTAATAACATAAATGAACTTCAATCTTCTCTTGTTTTTAACTAGATCGCGGTGATCACgttagaaagtgagaaataTGACTTTTGTCAAATATAATTAGTGGAtctttttgtttaataaaaacCGTGTTCTTTCTATATCAGAAGAGATCCAAATCTAACAAAAATGGCAGCTACAAATTCGGCATGACATTTGAACTTTAGACTAAGAAGAAAATATGCATATATATCTCTTTCCTGAAATAACGGAACATTTCTTTGATATAATCTTTCTCTCCCCCCGCCATGGCTTATTGAAATTCATGTGTATTGTTTAATTGTAACTAAGGGGTCAGGCAGAGAAAGAGTTTAAGGTGGAGGTTGAAGCCATTGGAAAAGTGAAACATAAGAATTTGGTGGGGTTAGTTGGATATTGCGCAGAAGGTGCTCAAAGGTAAAATATTCTGTTTGCATGCCATACATTACTGTAATTCTTTTCATTTAATGTTCTTTCtaatgaagaaacttttgctgACTATTCAGGATGCTTGTTTATGAATATGTTGACAATGGAACATTGGAACAGTGGCTGCATGGTGATGTAGGACCTGCTAGCCCCTTGACATGGGATATAAGAATGAAGATTGCTGTTGGGACTGCAAAAGGGTGTGTTTATAGAGTTTACTGTCTCTTTTTATTGAACATATATACCTCGAAGTTTCACTCATGCCAGCTACCTCCAAATGTAGTATAATGCTTGACAACaaatatattactattttttacaaTAAGTATTTCTAGTCCAACTGTTATTATGCTCCGTTAATATGAAATTTCTAAtaccatatatattttttcatggaGTATTAATTAACCTTCCTGCATTACGAAACAGGCTAGCCTACTTGCACGAAGGATTAGAACCCAAAGTTGTCCACCGAGATGTAAAATCCAGTAACATTCTTTTGGACAAAAAGTGGAATGCTAAAGTATCAGACTTTGGACTGGCCAAGCTCTTAGGGTCTGAGAAAAGCTATGTGACAACGCGCGTAATGGGGACATTCGGGTTTGTTCTTTCTCAAGTCTTGgagttattttttcatttctcttagTGGAAGTGAATAATACTATTTACCTATATGATTTCATCGTTCATACCACAAATTTCTGCAGATATGTTTCACCTGAGTATGCAAGCACTGGTATGCTTAATGAGGGAAGCGATGTGTATAGTTTTGGGATTCTACTGATGGAGTTAATTACAGGAAGGAGTCCCATTGATTATTCTAGACCACCTGGAGAGGTGATTCAAGGATTTCTCCATATTTTCTTTAATGTATCCCGTGAAAATCCAATGAGTCTtatgtgtgtgttttgtttgtcGTTGTTTCAGATGAACTTGGTTGATTGGTTTAAGGGAATGGTTGCAAGTCGACATGGCGATGAGCTAGTTGATCCATTAATTGATATTCAGCCCTCTCCAAGATCTTTGAAGCGAGCTTTACTGGTTTGTCTGCGCTGTATAGACTTGGATGTCAGTAAGCGACCAAAGATGGGTCAAATTGTTCATATGCTTGAGGCTGATGATTTCCCCTTCCGTTCTGTAAGCCCTATGCCTTGCTTGGCCTCTGTTTTACAAGACAAAACAAAACCCATGTGATGCAGTTCTAACGTTACACAGTTTTGACACTAAATGTCACATCCTAATCTAGGTTATTTCAATGTCATAAATTGATGCTGACTTCCTACCTCactgaaagaaggaaaaaataacaTCACGTTTGTACCCTTGAAATACATGTTTGTGGTTAAGTAGATAAAGTATATCGCATGCTTAACAAACAACTGCACCAATTACAGTGTCAATGGTTGAAAtgttttatcattaattaatgttacaaaaattttaaaatattatctgcAGCCACATATTCTTAGAATAAATTATAGTATAACTTGCTTTCTTTGCTAGGAACTTCGAACAAATAGAGAGAAAGATCCTGCTGCTTCCAGTAAGATTCCATATCCAACCAGGCATGTGGAGCCCGCAGATAAATCAAGCTGGAGATGATTGTCTGTTGTGCTGCTCATGGCAACCTGGAGATCAAACTATTTGTTCCAAcgattttcaatttattatgaaaaagtCAGAAGAGCCGTTGTGCATAAATAGTGTAGTTTCTTCTCTGTAGGTCcgtttgaatatatattttgctGTATTGTATGGCATTGTCTTGTCAAGAAATGAACCTTGTAAATATGAATTTCCCACaacatataaattttatcagTCTACATGAGATAAATATGCTGATATTTATTTAGGGAATTTTTCGTCTGTACTTCATATATTTGGTCTCTCGACTCTTGATCTCATTCATGCATGCCTTTGTGCCACaccatattttatatttttataaacacGTTGTACGTTGTGAAGAATATATTATAAGAAAGAGAGTTTATATGGTGACCCAATAATTTTAAAGGTTTTAATATTGTTAGGTTTTTAACTAATCAAATTACATGtcattctcattattttttttcaaattagttcttgattattatttaaaaaaattaaaattgtaatttttttaaaccaaaaaatatgattaaagataactttaaaagtttgaatcctattttttttttttttttactttgaacactttttatataaaaaaaatattttggggtttagggtttaaaaatttcttattattttttcttaaacataagttttataaaaaaatgttgaaaataaataaagaaattttagCATTTAGACttctaaaattatctttaattatattttctaatttaaaaaggttacaattttaatatttttaaaaaaataatcaaggactaattttaaaaaaacaaaaaattattaaaaagataacatgtaatttgattgattaaaaaattaataatattaaaatctcTTAAATTATTGAGTCCCCATAAAAACTCTCGTATAAGAAAAGGAGgtttcatataatcatatttgcTAACTGAAAGGAACGTGTCGGTAGATTCACAGTGGCATCTGCATTTTGTATTTGCTTCCGTAAAAACAAGTCCAAAGAACAGTCTTCTGCATACAGAATACTTTCACAAAAGTCAACAGTTGTTTCAATCTACCAATGTATTTGGAATTTGTGTATGAAATAATTTACGAAAAATAgtgtattttttcattttatataattaagtaactgcttattttaagattaatggaataattttgaaatgatagtaaattgattacaatagtatttatttttatttcattgtgtgtgggtgtgtgtgtgtgatatttaaaaataaaataaatttattttagctaacttttttaaattgaaaattttccgttaaaatcaaaattgtgctatgttctttagtataaaaatttaaatacgaatgtttataaaatcatagtgtttttttataagacaaaatataaattcatgatggtaatttttattgattaattaataaaaataagtcagataaatgcaaaaatgagTAAGAAAAAGGCGTATAATAAATCTTAAACTCAGGAAATCTCAGTGTAAtttgttgtaaagaaaaatGACCACTACCTTTCTATTGCAAACCATACACAATGGGCTCATTTGAACTGGCCCATTACAACTGCTTTTCAACTGTAAGTAGTTCATAAAATTTGACTGTTAGATCACACTCCAATGgtgatatgatttttttctctatatacgGTTACCTAATTAAAAAGCAAGTAATGGAGTTGTTCCTGTTATGTTTAATGTTCCATTGAAAAGTACTTTATTACACGTTTATCTAGAAATATAAGATGCTTCTTTGCATATGTTCGAAAATTTGTGtcaatgaaaaatcaaatatattgtCGATCATGACACaagaatttttaataaatacacaATAAGGCAAGTTATCTCATTACTGAGTTTCCATGTCCTTGACTTTGACTCACTTAATGAACTGGTCGTGAACACTCAACGtgaaatcaattcaattttgtTAAAGAAAGTAATGCCCTTTCAGAAAGGTCCATGCATTCCATTATTCACATCAAATGTGGATGTTGATTAGAAGTCTCGACATGGGCCAAGTTCGGTAGACTGACTTGATTAACTCAATGCTTAAGTTGAGTAAAGGgctgatgctaggtgcacccagcatgattgctggtgcacccaacatttttttaaaattccataAATGCCCCTTGgtgtattttcttatttaaaaaggTTGGTGTACAGTGGTTGCCACTGTTGTGATATGCTTAATTAATATCAATCAATAATTGTTGTTGGTAATTTGTGCTAATCACTACTTATATTCTGCTGCATTATTATCAGTAATTGAAAATGGTCCTTAAGTCCTCGTCGCCACACATTCGATGAACATTGAAACTACACATCATCATCCCTCTTTGTATCCTTCTCAACCAGAATCACTCACTCagcttctctttttataaactAAACAAGAATATATAGTAGGATGATGCAGAGATTCATAACTGAAAGATCGAAGAAACAATTAACAACGGATTCCACTTGTGAAAAAGGCTCCAGTATCTGCTTACACTCCTctgctcctccttctcatcctcCTCACCACTACCTTCATCTCTTCCCTCTGGTAATTTATTTACACTTTACACTCGTTTTCTCCATTTACTCTTGATTGCAGTGCTTGAATATGTTGTGCAATGCATGGAGTACTAGTATATATATACCCTTCGATTTCCATTGGATCGAGTCCAAATTATGACCTTAGGATTTTTTAGCCTCTAAGCACTATTGTGTTTGATACGGGGAGTTGTACCATAAATGGTCGACCCAAAGATTGAGTCCAATATTTTGATATAGCATATGTGTACAATTTGGATTTTATTAAGTTGAACTCTAATGAGTTGACCTGATTGACTCACCCATAGCATAGATAATATCCGTATTACTATTAATATcttggaaaaaatataaattatattaaacccaaaatgatacaacaataaacggGGCATATCCCGCGGccagagaaaatcaaaagtctccctaatacaagaagacatatatcaagatgttaaaacaaatgcaacaggtgcacttgtctatacataagaaacttaatcttgttaataacctctattatagaaaattgataatcttcaaaaatcagtttGTTCCTAGACAGTCAGATGCAGCAGGCTGTAATTTTTATAGTCAGACAatgaaattttccttgaacacctgatgtggatctgcccctaattaaagagtcagtaatgcgcTGTAAAGAAGTGAAACGCCAACGGAAATGAGTCAAATCACGAATGTGAACCTaaacttggagagatttcctgcaagaaaagaacaaatgagcatttgactGAGTCTCATTTGAACATAGAGGATATCttaattttatatctaaaatattAAGGGATATAATTCAATCATATCTTACCCTATCATATCATATTTCTTCCggaatcataaaaataaagaaatgattATATCTTATCCTAATTAAATAACCTTGTATAACTCAAGCTACACCGGAGAGTAAGGTAAAATACATTTATATACCCCAATTATTGTTAATGACTTGAGCCATATAATAATACATTTTGCATGTCAGCATTTTGTCCATGGCATCCGTACAGTCTTCTAAAACGTCTGGATCAACAAAAAACACACTATCTAAGCAATTTCAAAGTTATTTCAAGGTTAGTCATTTATCCTCTGGCGTCAAtacccaaaaacaaaatagtggAATTGTATTGAGTAAGAAATTTCTAAAGCAGCTTTTTCCACAAATGTTTGGTTGAAAGTTTTGAATCGGGTCGTTAAATTTATGAAAGGTATTAATATAAGCATACACGAGTGGGTCTACGTAAAATGGAGGAAACTCAGGAATTGACAAGGACAACATCTACGAGGACCCAAACCAAACAATCCAGCTAATGTGTTTCTACCGTTACAATTCTAATGCATGCCTCTActcttgttattttattttgtcggTTTTGCTTTTCCCTTTCTAGCTCCTCTTTATAAGAAGGGATCATCTATTCTTCTTCACTTCAAGATTAGTTTTTGGAGTAACCAAAAGCAATGGCTAATACACCTTCGAATTCTTCAATTCTCCTCTCCCTTTTTCTATTGGCCATCGCCCTCTCCCTCGCTGGTTACTTCAAttccctctcttttttctttttgcaaccGTCACTGTTACTGTTACCTTTTTATGTTTCTTGCTTTCAACAAAAGCTATCTTACTTTTCCCGGAAAAGTGAAACCATAACTGTTTCTCTCCATCTCGATTTCATTAACTTCTTCTTCGCTTCTTGTTCTTGCAGAGTCCCAATCTTTCATCGGAGTAAACTACGGCCAGGTCGCCGACAACCTTCCGGCGCCGGAGGACACGGCCAGCCTCCTCAAATCCACCACCATCGGAAAAGTCCGTCTCTACGGCGCCGATCCCGCCATCATCAAGGCCCTCGCCAACTCCGGCATCGGAATCGTCATCGGCGCCTCCAACGGCGACATTGCGAGTCTCGCCGGCGATCCCAACGCGGCCACCCAGTGGGTTAACGCGAACGTCTTGCCCTACTACCCGGCGAGCAACATCACTCTGATCACCGTCGGAAACGAGATTTTGACCTTAGCCGACCAGGGTCTTAAGTCGCAGCTCGTCCCGGCGATGCGAAATGTCCAAAATGCCCTCGGCGCGGCCTCGCTCGGCGGCAAGATCAAGGTCTCCACAGTGCACTCGATGGCCGTGTTGACTCAGTCGGACCCGCCCTCGTCCGGGTTGTTCAACCCGGCGCTGCAAGACACGCTCAAACAGCTGCTGGCGCTACTCAAGGACAACAAATCGCCGTTCACGATCAACCCGTACCCGTTTTTCGCTTACCAGAGCGACCCGAGACCTGAAACGCTGGCGTTTTGCCTCTTCCAGCCCAACTCGGGCCGGGTCGACTCGGGCAACGGGAAGCTTTACACCAACATGTTCGATGCTCAGGTCAGTAGCAATGTTTCTCTGTGTCTTCGGttttagtaataataattttttaatgacaaAGTTGACGTGGGAGTCAACTAAAGACAAGCATCCTCTGTTTTCTACTTTCTACATTCCACCCACGTGGCTACAGTATTCGCCCTTTGATTTCATGATATGTTCATGATTTAAAATCTAACCAAATACATTGATAAGCTTGTCTTTCACAGCcttcacatttataaaaaagaattaaggtAGCGTCGGATAgggaaaaagtttttttatattcgGAAATTATGTTACGTGatattcttattaattattttagttatttattacatcaataagaataatttgatatttttattgtaataaaaaaattaaattcaaaaaattaagattCACACTTCCTTAATAGGAAAATTTTTgtgaaaaacttataaaaaatcattttcaaaaaatattatttatcaggaattttatttttttagaacgaatattaaacatgaaaaagtaaaattttgaaCCCAAGATTTgcaagaaattcaaaatttctccCCCAATCAATCACCTCCTAAAGGTTAAACATGTacttatacatatatttaaaaaaataatcaatcatcTCCTAAAGGTTAAACATGTacttatacatatattttaatattattttttattagtacaGTTAATAGTTAATAATCCATGCTAATTTCACTTTCGCGTATTTTTCGGCGCTAAATGCTGCTACTACCATTTGTCTTAAAGTTAactagaatttattttaataaaattaactttaaaccGTTACGCTTAcacaaattaatgttaaaatgtATGGATGATGGGAGGAAttgaatatttttgtaagacttGGGTCTCCACAAAGGtgttgaatcttgattcttgaagttaCGGTgacacaaatttatattttttatccaatgACGTGATCATTTTGCTcagcttgtttttttttcttcctgttATTAATGTAGCGATGATTAATATAATATGATGATGGCGATTACTTTCCAATTTTCAAATTGAAAGTCATTTGATTGGGCTACATGCATGACTTAATAGGTTGTTTaaccatttaaattttttccgTGCTGCTGCAACGAGAGAGTAATGTTGTTTATACAACAAGTTGATTCACAATATTTAaccatttaataattattttataaattaaattattattgttattttgagttattttatcGGGAAGTATGTTTCAGTAGAGTTTAGATGATTTGAACTTTCCGTGTTAAACTAGAAAGTAGACGTAGTTACTAATACGTATGTAAGATTGTGTACAATTGTCAATAATAGATTTGCGTTAGTAGGAAATATGTATGACTTGATATGTCTAAGCAAAGAAAATTTTGAGGAGGATTCTGGATTTTTACCCCGGTGTCATTTGTCATAACTCAAAATAAGAGTGGATTCATTCTTATCTGTGTGTAGTTGAGTAATAATAGTGCATACCCTCACTCACACTTTTATTGGAGACAGGCTGGCTACGCATAATGTGATCACAAAACCAAGTCCTTCCAAAGTTTCAATAATTGTTGGGCATAGTAGATAAAGAAAATGGGTCACAGTGAGTGAGTGAATATGGTAGATTGGTAGGTAAACccttgtcctttttttttctttttttgatctcatggaataaaaattaagaaaaaatttcaatgtCTGGGAATAACTTTGTTCTCCCAACAACCTACCACTAGGTCCAATTGCCCTTTTGATTTAAGCATATGCAATAACTAATTTAACCCAAACTCTAGTCTTTAGTGGCCTCAAATTCAAATAGCAAAATTTGGTAGGTGCACACATGCATT encodes the following:
- the LOC100305439 gene encoding protein kinase family protein produces the protein MRVKHSSGAIPLVSKEIVEVNTLELKIDPKKKEVEMEESASVESPNIGWGRWYSLKELENATEGFAEQNVIGEGGYGIVYKGILMDGSVVAVKNLLNNKGQAEKEFKVEVEAIGKVKHKNLVGLVGYCAEGAQRMLVYEYVDNGTLEQWLHGDVGPASPLTWDIRMKIAVGTAKGLAYLHEGLEPKVVHRDVKSSNILLDKKWNAKVSDFGLAKLLGSEKSYVTTRVMGTFGYVSPEYASTGMLNEGSDVYSFGILLMELITGRSPIDYSRPPGEMNLVDWFKGMVASRHGDELVDPLIDIQPSPRSLKRALLVCLRCIDLDVSKRPKMGQIVHMLEADDFPFRSELRTNREKDPAASSKIPYPTRHVEPADKSSWR
- the LOC100810568 gene encoding glucan endo-1,3-beta-D-glucosidase gives rise to the protein MANTPSNSSILLSLFLLAIALSLAESQSFIGVNYGQVADNLPAPEDTASLLKSTTIGKVRLYGADPAIIKALANSGIGIVIGASNGDIASLAGDPNAATQWVNANVLPYYPASNITLITVGNEILTLADQGLKSQLVPAMRNVQNALGAASLGGKIKVSTVHSMAVLTQSDPPSSGLFNPALQDTLKQLLALLKDNKSPFTINPYPFFAYQSDPRPETLAFCLFQPNSGRVDSGNGKLYTNMFDAQVDAVHSALSAMGFQDVEIVVAETGWPSRGDSNELGPSVENAKAYNGNLISHLRSLVGTPLMPGKSVDTYIFALYDEDLKQGPGSERAFGMFKTDRTVSYDVGLTKSSQQTPSTSPTTPAPKTAGWCIPKAGVSDAQLQANIDYACSQGIDCGPIQPGGACFEPNTVASHAAYSMNLYYQTSGKNQWNCDFSQSATLTSQNPSYNACIYTGGST